Proteins encoded together in one Thermoanaerobaculum aquaticum window:
- the tatB gene encoding Sec-independent protein translocase protein TatB, giving the protein MFGSIGFPELVMIFIVALLLFGPKQLPHLGRTLGRALAEFKRASNDLQRTLEEEVRAEELREVGKEVKEATQLPQVLSPEEQAQVMGMGEAPKLEGETTSAEEQTKPRGEGQ; this is encoded by the coding sequence ATGTTTGGCTCAATAGGGTTTCCCGAGCTGGTGATGATTTTTATCGTGGCCCTGCTGTTGTTTGGGCCCAAGCAGCTCCCCCACCTGGGCCGGACCCTGGGTCGCGCTTTGGCGGAGTTCAAGAGGGCTTCCAACGACCTCCAGCGAACCCTGGAGGAAGAGGTAAGGGCGGAAGAGCTGCGGGAGGTGGGCAAGGAAGTAAAGGAAGCCACCCAGTTGCCCCAGGTGCTTTCGCCGGAAGAGCAGGCGCAGGTCATGGGCATGGGCGAGGCGCCAAAACTGGAAGGTGAAACCACGAGCGCGGAAGAGCAAACCAAGCCCCGAGGGGAAGGGCAATGA
- the tatC gene encoding twin-arginine translocase subunit TatC, which yields MSWPEAREEELPRMTLLEHLEELRKRLLVSIVALFVGFLLCWNWAREIFAFLAKPLTQFLPEGEKLAFTGLVDPFMLYIKVAALAGVFVASPVILYQLWLFVAPALYRHERKVASLFLLVTTVFFVLGGYFGYAVAFPMVCKFLLEIGRDFRQVLTINEYFSMASKVILGLGLVFELPVLILFLARLGVVTHRFLLRHFRYAVLAIFIVAAIITPTPDIPTQSVFALPMIALYLLGVLVAWLFGKRPETS from the coding sequence ATGAGCTGGCCCGAAGCAAGGGAAGAAGAGCTGCCGCGCATGACGCTTCTGGAGCACCTGGAAGAGCTCCGGAAGCGGCTTTTGGTTTCCATTGTGGCGTTGTTCGTGGGCTTTCTTTTGTGCTGGAACTGGGCCCGGGAGATCTTTGCCTTTCTTGCCAAGCCTTTGACCCAGTTTTTGCCCGAGGGTGAGAAGCTGGCGTTTACCGGCCTGGTGGACCCCTTCATGCTGTACATCAAGGTGGCGGCCTTAGCCGGTGTTTTCGTCGCGTCCCCGGTCATTCTTTACCAGCTCTGGCTTTTTGTGGCTCCGGCCCTCTACCGCCACGAAAGAAAAGTGGCCTCGCTTTTTCTGCTGGTGACCACCGTGTTTTTTGTTTTGGGCGGTTATTTTGGCTACGCCGTGGCTTTCCCGATGGTGTGCAAGTTCCTCCTGGAAATAGGCCGGGATTTCCGCCAGGTGCTCACCATCAACGAGTACTTCTCCATGGCCTCCAAGGTCATCCTGGGCCTGGGGTTGGTATTTGAGCTGCCGGTTTTGATTTTGTTTTTGGCGCGGCTGGGCGTGGTGACCCACCGCTTTCTCTTGAGGCACTTCCGCTATGCGGTGCTGGCGATCTTTATCGTCGCGGCCATCATTACCCCCACCCCCGACATCCCCACCCAAAGCGTTTTTGCCCTGCCGATGATAGCCCTTTACCTCCTGGGGGTGCTGGTGGCGTGGCTTTTTGGCAAGCGCCCGGAAACCAGCTAA
- a CDS encoding aminopeptidase, which yields MNELEHAVHVALSVCLGLKPSETLLVLADPPLHDLAYAFVRGGRTLAKEVIFVEYGQRARNGEEPPEPVPTLMQKVDAVLAATSRSITHTKARRDATAAGARVATMPGITEDMLIRTMTADYEAIAEKTRFVAELLTKASVARVVTPAGTDVTLPITGIRAIASTGLIREPGQWGNLPSGEAYLMPEEGKTQGVIVVDGALAGIGLLREPVRIQVENGQVVSVEGGEQAREFAQQLEAVGPLARNVAELGVGTNPKAKVTGAILEDEKVLGTVHIAFGNNVSMGGTVDVPFHVDGILLKPTLWLDGELLLENGQPRF from the coding sequence ATGAACGAGCTCGAGCATGCGGTGCACGTGGCCCTCTCGGTTTGCCTGGGGCTTAAGCCTTCGGAAACGCTCTTGGTTTTGGCCGACCCCCCTCTCCACGATCTCGCTTACGCCTTTGTGCGCGGCGGGAGAACCCTCGCCAAAGAGGTGATTTTCGTGGAGTACGGGCAACGAGCACGCAACGGCGAGGAACCCCCAGAACCGGTTCCAACCCTCATGCAAAAGGTAGACGCGGTGCTGGCCGCCACCAGCCGCTCCATCACCCACACCAAAGCCCGCCGGGACGCCACCGCCGCTGGAGCGCGGGTGGCCACCATGCCGGGCATCACCGAGGACATGCTCATCCGCACCATGACCGCCGATTACGAAGCCATTGCCGAGAAAACCCGCTTCGTGGCCGAGCTGCTCACCAAAGCCAGCGTGGCCAGGGTGGTGACCCCCGCCGGCACCGACGTAACGCTCCCCATTACCGGCATTCGCGCCATTGCCTCCACCGGCTTGATCCGGGAACCCGGGCAGTGGGGGAACCTCCCCTCCGGTGAGGCTTACCTCATGCCCGAGGAGGGCAAGACCCAGGGCGTCATCGTGGTGGACGGAGCGCTAGCGGGCATCGGGCTGCTTCGGGAGCCGGTGCGCATCCAGGTGGAAAACGGTCAGGTGGTGAGCGTGGAGGGGGGCGAGCAAGCCCGGGAGTTTGCCCAGCAGCTGGAGGCGGTAGGACCTCTGGCCCGCAACGTGGCCGAGCTGGGTGTGGGCACCAACCCCAAGGCCAAGGTCACCGGCGCCATCCTGGAGGACGAAAAGGTCCTGGGCACCGTGCATATTGCCTTTGGCAACAACGTTTCCATGGGGGGAACGGTGGACGTTCCCTTCCACGTGGACGGCATCCTCTTAAAGCCCACGTTATGGCTGGATGGTGAGCTGCTTTTGGAAAACGGCCAACCCCGCTTTTAG
- the uvrC gene encoding excinuclease ABC subunit UvrC → MSERHPLWELASQAPEQPGVYLFSDGRGRVLYVGKAKDLRRRVLSYFGREQPVKTAQMLARARDLQFVVTRTEVEALILENQLIKQHRPRYNILLRDDKTYPYIKLTTSEYWPRALLVRKVEADGNEYFGPFLGHGTAARLMDLIRMYSQVRTCHWDLKPEGTLPRPCLYFSMGACLGPCVAGLTTREAYLDAVREVRMLLSGKTGKLGKVLQQRMWEAAEREEFERAARYRDLERAVKALAEGQVAELPGKGSFDVFGVEGDGRDVTTVVLVYRQGKLCDKREYHFEGAEVPADGAFLSEFVPQFYEANPAVPEQVILPFAVDEPEALQGFLAAKAGRGVEVLVPKRGEKRKLLELAQENAGESFRLRFRHPAREGERLGAEVQSLFHLPNPVLRIECFDVSHTGGEAAVVSVVVWEKGKLAKREYRSFNVKTAKPGDDPAAIAEAVGRRFRRLLAEGKALPDLVLIDGGPTQLAAARQALAKVGCQLPVVSLAKRFEEIYQDPGQPPLRLPNNHPVRLLLQKIRDEAHRFAITRHRRRRRARRLATQLLAVPGVGPTRARKLLAAFGSVDGIRAASEQELATVVGRKLAKAVKAAVSREKA, encoded by the coding sequence GTGAGCGAGCGGCATCCGTTGTGGGAGTTGGCCAGCCAGGCCCCGGAGCAGCCGGGCGTGTACCTGTTTTCCGACGGCCGCGGCAGGGTGCTGTACGTGGGCAAAGCTAAGGATCTCCGCCGGCGGGTGCTTTCCTACTTTGGCCGGGAGCAGCCGGTGAAAACCGCGCAGATGCTGGCCCGGGCCCGGGACCTCCAGTTTGTGGTGACGCGCACGGAAGTGGAAGCGCTCATCCTGGAAAACCAGCTCATCAAACAGCACCGCCCCCGCTACAACATCCTGCTGCGGGATGACAAGACCTACCCGTACATCAAGCTCACCACCTCAGAATACTGGCCCCGGGCGCTGTTGGTGAGGAAGGTGGAGGCCGACGGGAACGAGTACTTTGGCCCCTTCCTGGGCCACGGCACCGCTGCGCGCCTCATGGACCTCATCCGCATGTACAGCCAGGTGCGCACCTGCCACTGGGATTTAAAACCCGAGGGCACCTTGCCCCGCCCTTGCCTTTACTTTTCCATGGGCGCCTGTCTGGGGCCCTGCGTGGCCGGTCTCACCACCAGGGAAGCTTATCTGGACGCCGTGAGGGAAGTGCGCATGCTGCTTTCGGGCAAGACCGGGAAGCTGGGGAAGGTGCTCCAGCAGCGCATGTGGGAAGCGGCGGAACGGGAAGAGTTCGAAAGGGCGGCCCGCTACCGGGACCTGGAAAGGGCCGTGAAGGCGCTTGCGGAAGGCCAGGTGGCGGAGCTTCCGGGCAAAGGTTCCTTTGATGTTTTCGGCGTGGAAGGCGACGGGCGCGATGTCACCACGGTGGTTTTGGTGTACCGCCAGGGCAAGCTTTGCGACAAGCGGGAATACCACTTCGAGGGGGCGGAGGTGCCGGCGGACGGGGCTTTCCTGTCCGAGTTTGTGCCGCAGTTTTACGAGGCCAACCCGGCCGTGCCGGAGCAGGTAATTTTGCCTTTTGCCGTGGACGAACCCGAGGCGCTGCAGGGATTTTTGGCGGCGAAAGCGGGCAGGGGCGTGGAGGTTCTGGTCCCCAAGCGCGGTGAAAAGCGCAAGCTCCTGGAGCTGGCCCAGGAAAACGCCGGGGAGTCCTTCCGCTTGCGGTTCCGCCACCCAGCCCGGGAAGGGGAGAGGCTGGGGGCGGAAGTGCAAAGCCTCTTCCACTTGCCAAATCCGGTTTTGCGGATTGAATGCTTCGACGTTTCCCACACCGGTGGGGAAGCAGCGGTGGTGTCGGTGGTGGTGTGGGAGAAGGGCAAGCTGGCCAAGCGGGAGTACCGCAGCTTTAACGTCAAAACCGCCAAACCCGGGGACGATCCCGCAGCCATTGCGGAAGCGGTGGGGCGCCGCTTTCGCCGGCTGCTGGCGGAAGGCAAGGCCCTTCCGGATCTAGTGCTCATTGACGGCGGGCCCACGCAGCTGGCCGCCGCCCGCCAGGCCTTGGCGAAGGTGGGCTGCCAGCTGCCGGTGGTGTCCCTGGCCAAGCGCTTTGAGGAAATCTACCAGGACCCCGGCCAGCCGCCGCTTCGTCTCCCCAACAACCACCCGGTGCGTTTGCTGCTGCAGAAAATCCGCGACGAAGCCCACCGCTTTGCCATCACCAGGCACCGCCGGCGTCGGCGGGCCAGGCGGTTGGCTACGCAGCTTTTGGCGGTTCCCGGGGTGGGTCCAACTCGGGCCAGGAAGCTGCTGGCCGCTTTTGGTTCCGTGGACGGGATCCGAGCGGCCTCCGAGCAGGAGCTGGCAACGGTGGTGGGCCGCAAGCTCGCCAAAGCGGTGAAGGCTGCGGTTTCCCGAGAGAAGGCGTAA
- a CDS encoding Ig-like domain-containing protein: MRRPIGWRVLLILLFAVALGSWQAAAAEYDDCDANFIAFVGASAYQFSPYAPGPLGTVRLYSVLSYQRAAALGERGDVRWKLEIRSPEGSIVREAEGAGRLEESGQVLAEFLWDGKDQHGRIVPEGIYTYTFRAYFLADSHGKRFEKLEELASAPMVEEAMASTDEVVVNYTLPDTVAQQIRVSALATSCEVQQNVPLEAGFPYNFYYGSTHSHSNFSDGGQPTTNCSSGNAYGSGTFNPAAVFDFARYSAGLDYWVVNEHNHLINDSVATNNPPVTEAKVKQRYQDGRAAAAAATVDGTFVALYGMEWGVTTNSDQGHVTLLETPVLFGWESCSNCNGPNPECTPGTDCYFDVFTPKRYGYLTLYQRSVENPSPVGPLGIFCHPGTGNFDNYAFDANADAAIQGIAVRSGLAFTTSTTCSDANVATTDYTPRWREALNKGFHLGPTADHDAHCNNYGIALPNRTVYLLPNQTTPVLTKQALLLAHKQRHFFATEDPNAQLVFATGDGAHIMGDIFSVGSSVTLRAAVYDPAGETLSRIELWRGQVGAGTLTAPYLTWSNQDSFTVTESFTSGTYYYFVHAVQADGHDLWSSPMWITFGAACSDSDNPTVAVVSPSSGATVSGTVTVRMQASDATCGLSRVELSINGGPWSQASYNPASGYYELAWNTGDTACSGAATLQARATDASSPAHTTNSASVQVTIAPADTTAPLVSIVAPAAGSVISCQDTVIKVSASDASGVAGVEVQVDGGAWTPASFNTATGYWELTWASSAAPSGTHTIAARATDASCAANVGTASPVSVTVNNACGLDVSNYRLVQINASFTYTIPAGTRIADGGYLVIARNASKAAFEAFWGVTLPSNVTFINAGGAFPVMNGDEQFTLYDAAGNRLDGRTVKMPTGGGYTVQRKDPCLAAGKSTSWTISSASWATPGTGAGPGCGKGLVINEFADPAGSGEYVYEFIELHYDR; encoded by the coding sequence ATGCGCAGACCAATTGGTTGGAGGGTTTTGCTTATCTTACTTTTTGCGGTGGCCCTTGGCAGTTGGCAAGCCGCAGCCGCCGAGTACGACGACTGCGATGCCAACTTCATTGCCTTTGTGGGGGCCAGCGCCTACCAGTTCTCTCCCTATGCTCCCGGACCTTTAGGAACCGTTCGACTGTACTCGGTGCTTTCCTACCAGCGGGCGGCCGCTTTAGGGGAGCGGGGTGATGTGAGGTGGAAGCTGGAGATTCGCTCCCCTGAAGGCAGCATCGTGCGGGAAGCGGAAGGGGCGGGCCGGCTGGAGGAAAGCGGGCAGGTACTGGCGGAGTTCTTGTGGGACGGCAAGGACCAGCACGGCAGGATCGTGCCGGAAGGCATTTACACCTACACGTTTCGCGCCTATTTCCTGGCCGACTCCCACGGCAAGCGGTTTGAAAAGTTGGAAGAGCTAGCCTCAGCGCCCATGGTGGAGGAAGCCATGGCCTCCACCGATGAGGTGGTGGTGAACTACACGCTCCCCGACACCGTGGCGCAGCAAATTCGCGTGAGCGCGCTGGCCACAAGCTGCGAGGTGCAGCAAAACGTCCCGCTGGAAGCGGGTTTTCCTTACAACTTTTACTACGGTTCCACCCACAGCCACTCCAACTTTTCCGATGGCGGACAGCCCACCACCAACTGCTCCTCGGGTAACGCCTACGGAAGCGGCACCTTTAACCCCGCGGCGGTCTTCGATTTTGCTCGCTACTCGGCGGGTCTGGATTACTGGGTGGTGAACGAGCACAACCACCTCATCAATGATTCCGTGGCGACCAACAACCCGCCGGTGACCGAAGCCAAGGTAAAGCAACGTTACCAAGACGGGCGGGCGGCGGCTGCGGCAGCCACCGTGGACGGCACCTTTGTGGCCCTTTACGGCATGGAATGGGGCGTAACCACCAACAGCGATCAGGGGCACGTGACGCTTTTGGAAACGCCGGTGCTCTTTGGCTGGGAGAGCTGCAGCAACTGCAACGGGCCGAACCCCGAATGTACCCCGGGAACCGACTGCTACTTTGACGTTTTCACGCCCAAGCGCTATGGCTACCTCACGCTTTACCAGCGCTCGGTGGAAAACCCCTCGCCGGTGGGACCGCTGGGCATCTTTTGCCATCCAGGTACGGGAAACTTCGATAACTACGCCTTCGATGCCAACGCCGACGCTGCGATTCAAGGTATTGCGGTGCGTTCGGGGCTTGCCTTTACCACCTCCACCACCTGCTCCGATGCCAACGTGGCCACCACCGATTACACCCCACGCTGGCGGGAGGCCTTAAACAAAGGGTTCCACCTGGGCCCCACCGCCGATCACGACGCCCACTGCAACAACTACGGCATCGCGCTTCCCAACCGCACCGTTTACTTGCTGCCCAACCAAACCACGCCGGTGCTTACCAAGCAAGCGCTGCTTTTGGCCCATAAACAGCGGCATTTCTTTGCCACCGAAGACCCCAACGCCCAGCTGGTCTTTGCCACCGGCGATGGGGCGCACATCATGGGCGACATCTTTTCCGTGGGCAGCTCGGTAACCCTGCGGGCGGCCGTGTACGACCCCGCGGGGGAAACGCTTTCCCGCATTGAGCTGTGGCGGGGTCAGGTGGGTGCAGGAACGCTCACCGCTCCCTACCTCACCTGGAGCAACCAGGACAGCTTCACGGTCACCGAAAGCTTTACCAGCGGCACCTACTACTACTTCGTCCATGCGGTGCAGGCCGACGGCCACGACCTGTGGTCCTCCCCCATGTGGATTACCTTTGGGGCCGCCTGCAGCGACAGCGACAACCCCACGGTGGCCGTGGTTTCGCCTTCCAGCGGAGCCACCGTTTCCGGCACCGTGACCGTCCGGATGCAAGCCAGCGACGCCACCTGTGGGCTTTCCCGGGTGGAGCTTTCCATTAACGGTGGCCCCTGGAGCCAGGCCAGCTACAACCCGGCCAGCGGCTACTACGAGCTCGCCTGGAACACCGGCGATACCGCCTGCAGCGGTGCCGCCACCTTGCAGGCTCGGGCCACAGACGCTTCCTCCCCCGCTCACACCACCAACTCGGCGTCGGTGCAGGTGACCATTGCTCCTGCGGATACCACTGCGCCTTTGGTGAGCATCGTGGCTCCGGCAGCGGGGTCGGTTATTTCTTGCCAGGACACGGTCATCAAGGTGAGCGCCAGCGATGCCTCGGGGGTTGCTGGCGTGGAGGTGCAGGTGGACGGCGGGGCCTGGACCCCGGCCAGCTTCAACACCGCCACCGGTTACTGGGAGTTGACCTGGGCCAGCAGTGCCGCTCCTTCCGGCACCCACACTATTGCTGCCCGGGCCACCGATGCTTCCTGCGCCGCTAACGTCGGTACCGCCTCGCCGGTTTCGGTCACCGTCAACAACGCCTGCGGTCTGGACGTTTCCAACTACCGTCTGGTTCAGATCAACGCCAGCTTCACCTACACCATCCCCGCCGGTACCCGCATTGCCGACGGTGGCTACCTGGTCATTGCCCGCAACGCTAGCAAGGCGGCGTTTGAAGCCTTCTGGGGGGTGACGCTTCCCTCCAACGTGACGTTCATCAACGCCGGCGGGGCTTTCCCGGTGATGAACGGTGACGAGCAGTTCACGCTTTACGACGCCGCAGGGAATAGGCTGGACGGTCGCACCGTCAAAATGCCCACCGGTGGCGGGTACACCGTACAACGCAAGGACCCCTGTCTGGCAGCGGGTAAGAGCACATCCTGGACCATCAGCTCGGCGAGCTGGGCTACCCCCGGCACCGGCGCCGGCCCGGGGTGCGGCAAGGGCCTGGTGATCAACGAATTTGCCGACCCGGCGGGCAGCGGAGAGTACGTTTACGAGTTCATTGAGCTCCACTACGACCGCTGA
- a CDS encoding J domain-containing protein, whose amino-acid sequence MERLGVSTGQLGAGEVAGLLRRLYQGLASGRLELRNQQGVRCFWLEAGQVRAVESEVEEEKLGQWLVDRGLLEREQLALTLLRQENGELFGDLLLRQGVVEAEQLHEELVERAALILSRLLPAPVSFEFKPGEKGDPRTCVLDVTMGDLLLRAIRRLPDGEILQKLINPKAFVCAQSDVLLREQKVHLSASEAFLLSRVNGRTTTDQLRRLVPFSEEDFVKALAGLITAGLVELADAPPQAPVRLTLTQEEPEVRVDETVAFEPHQAAEHQRVLKLASEIERQHYYRRLGLSPGATQDQIHERYRELARMFHPDRASEPHLRTLRSELARIFNAVKDAYDTLSEPERRARYDQFLRQAEAGHEDFQEEERRRKAQLELARASKKQADLLLKAGDYGGALPLLEQAARFAPEADTLLLLARVELRNPMWGQRALSHLRMAVSLDPQLTPAWLELARFWFKRRQVQRALACVEKVLEYDPKNAEALELRRQMK is encoded by the coding sequence ATGGAGCGGTTGGGTGTTTCCACGGGCCAACTGGGGGCCGGCGAGGTCGCGGGGCTTTTGCGCCGCCTTTACCAGGGCTTAGCCAGCGGCCGTCTGGAGCTGAGAAACCAGCAGGGGGTTCGCTGTTTTTGGCTGGAGGCTGGGCAGGTGCGGGCGGTGGAAAGCGAGGTGGAGGAAGAAAAGCTCGGCCAGTGGTTGGTGGACCGCGGCCTTTTAGAACGTGAACAGCTGGCTCTCACCTTGCTCCGCCAAGAAAACGGCGAGCTTTTTGGCGATTTGCTGTTGCGCCAGGGGGTGGTGGAGGCGGAGCAGCTGCACGAGGAGCTGGTGGAGCGGGCGGCGTTGATTTTGAGCAGGCTGCTTCCGGCTCCGGTGAGCTTCGAGTTTAAACCTGGGGAAAAGGGGGATCCACGTACCTGCGTGTTGGACGTAACCATGGGGGACCTCCTGCTGCGAGCCATCCGCCGCCTTCCCGATGGCGAGATCCTTCAAAAGCTCATCAACCCCAAAGCGTTTGTTTGCGCCCAGAGCGACGTGCTGTTGCGGGAGCAAAAGGTGCACCTGTCGGCCAGCGAGGCGTTCCTGCTTTCGCGGGTCAACGGTCGCACCACCACCGACCAGCTCCGCCGTCTGGTGCCCTTTTCCGAGGAGGACTTCGTCAAGGCTTTGGCCGGTTTGATTACCGCGGGGCTCGTGGAGCTTGCCGATGCCCCGCCGCAAGCCCCCGTGCGCCTGACGCTCACGCAGGAAGAGCCTGAGGTGCGGGTGGATGAAACCGTGGCGTTTGAGCCCCACCAGGCAGCCGAGCACCAGCGGGTGTTGAAGCTGGCCAGTGAAATCGAGCGCCAGCACTACTACCGACGGCTGGGTCTGTCACCGGGAGCTACCCAGGATCAAATTCACGAGCGGTACCGGGAGCTGGCCCGCATGTTCCACCCCGATCGTGCCTCGGAGCCGCACCTGCGCACCCTCCGCTCGGAGCTGGCGCGAATCTTCAACGCGGTCAAAGATGCCTACGATACCCTCTCCGAACCCGAAAGACGGGCCCGCTACGATCAGTTCCTCAGGCAGGCGGAAGCCGGGCACGAGGACTTTCAAGAAGAAGAGCGACGGCGGAAGGCGCAGCTGGAGCTGGCGCGGGCCAGCAAAAAGCAAGCGGACCTGTTGCTGAAAGCGGGAGACTACGGCGGGGCGTTGCCGCTTTTAGAACAGGCTGCCCGCTTTGCCCCCGAAGCCGACACCCTGCTGCTTTTAGCGCGGGTGGAGCTGCGTAACCCCATGTGGGGCCAGAGGGCCCTTTCGCACCTGCGAATGGCGGTGTCCCTGGACCCCCAGCTGACCCCCGCGTGGCTGGAGCTGGCGCGTTTCTGGTTCAAGCGCCGGCAGGTTCAAAGGGCCCTGGCCTGCGTGGAGAAGGTCCTGGAGTACGATCCCAAGAACGCTGAGGCTCTGGAGCTTCGGCGGCAAATGAAATAG
- a CDS encoding NYN domain-containing protein — translation MPWVVDGNNVAGGTAREATRRAVLALAHREKLKVVLFFDGAPPPGTPAVEHLGAVEVRYVPHADSAILALLQQGGRGWRLVSSDQALASKARSLGAEVVSVGEFWRKLEGWEATNKGEPRFSAGEEMDYRLGVTPLPQEPLRVRRKRRKSF, via the coding sequence ATGCCCTGGGTGGTGGACGGGAACAACGTGGCGGGGGGTACCGCCCGTGAGGCTACCCGGCGAGCGGTTCTGGCCCTGGCCCACCGGGAAAAACTCAAGGTCGTGCTCTTCTTCGATGGAGCCCCACCGCCGGGCACACCCGCTGTGGAGCACCTGGGGGCGGTGGAGGTGCGGTACGTGCCGCACGCCGATTCCGCCATCCTGGCCCTGTTGCAGCAGGGTGGCCGGGGGTGGCGGCTGGTGAGCTCGGACCAGGCTTTGGCGAGCAAGGCCCGCAGTTTGGGGGCGGAGGTGGTTTCGGTTGGGGAGTTTTGGCGCAAGCTGGAGGGATGGGAAGCCACGAATAAAGGTGAGCCCAGGTTTTCCGCGGGCGAAGAGATGGACTACCGCCTCGGAGTCACACCGCTGCCCCAGGAGCCCCTTCGGGTTCGGCGCAAGCGACGGAAAAGCTTTTGA
- a CDS encoding acetate/propionate family kinase has product MKILVLNCGSSSVKFQVIETSLEAIEHNTDQTLARGAVEKIGLPDSRLVLQVADRKPYQEICEILEHRAAVEKVLKVLVHPEHGVLTDISQIEAVGHRVVHGGEKFASSVLVTDEVEAMIEECVVLAPLHNPHNLRGLRAARALLPNVPHVAVFDTAYHQSMPSRAFIYGLPYELYTRHGIRRYGFHGTSHRYVAIRTAALLGKPLETLKIVTCHLGNGCSMAAIDRGRSIDTSMGFTPLEGLLMGTRCGDLDPAILPWVQAVEELSLSQLNAMLNKHSGLYGISGVSSDMREVLAAAEAGNRRAQLAVEIFCYRIRKYIGAYAAALGGLDAVTFTGGIGENAPAIRAQSLQGLEFLGIKLDPTANMAVKPQTPSLISQKESPVAVAVIPTNEERVIARDTVRVLAGVMPSFAVPGNEAPR; this is encoded by the coding sequence ATGAAAATCCTGGTTCTCAACTGCGGGTCATCCTCCGTGAAGTTTCAGGTCATCGAGACCTCCCTGGAGGCCATCGAACACAACACCGACCAGACCCTGGCTCGCGGTGCGGTGGAAAAGATTGGCCTGCCCGATTCGCGGTTGGTTTTGCAGGTAGCTGACCGCAAGCCTTATCAGGAAATCTGCGAAATCCTGGAACATCGGGCAGCGGTGGAAAAGGTGCTTAAGGTCCTGGTTCACCCCGAGCACGGGGTGCTCACCGACATCTCGCAAATTGAAGCCGTAGGCCACCGGGTGGTGCATGGGGGCGAGAAGTTTGCCTCTTCGGTGCTGGTAACCGACGAAGTGGAGGCCATGATCGAGGAGTGCGTGGTTCTGGCGCCGCTCCACAACCCCCACAACCTCCGGGGCCTGCGGGCCGCCCGGGCGCTTTTGCCCAACGTCCCCCACGTGGCGGTCTTTGACACCGCGTACCACCAGTCCATGCCGTCCCGAGCCTTCATTTACGGCCTTCCCTACGAGCTTTACACCCGCCACGGCATCCGCCGCTACGGGTTCCACGGCACCTCCCACCGCTACGTGGCCATCCGCACCGCAGCGCTGTTGGGCAAGCCGCTGGAAACCCTCAAGATCGTTACCTGCCATTTGGGTAACGGCTGCTCCATGGCGGCCATTGACCGCGGCCGCTCCATTGACACCAGCATGGGGTTTACACCCCTGGAGGGCTTACTTATGGGCACCCGCTGTGGCGATTTGGATCCCGCCATCCTGCCCTGGGTGCAAGCGGTGGAGGAGCTTTCCCTTTCGCAGCTCAACGCCATGCTCAACAAGCACTCGGGGCTTTACGGCATTTCCGGCGTTTCCTCGGACATGCGGGAGGTGCTGGCCGCCGCCGAAGCCGGCAACCGCCGGGCGCAGTTAGCAGTGGAAATCTTCTGCTACCGCATCCGCAAGTACATCGGCGCTTACGCCGCTGCCCTTGGGGGTCTGGACGCCGTGACCTTCACCGGCGGCATTGGCGAAAACGCCCCGGCCATTCGTGCCCAGTCCCTGCAAGGGCTGGAGTTTCTGGGCATCAAGCTGGACCCCACGGCCAACATGGCGGTCAAACCACAGACCCCCAGCCTCATCTCGCAAAAGGAAAGCCCGGTGGCGGTGGCGGTAATCCCCACCAACGAAGAGCGCGTGATTGCCAGGGACACCGTCCGGGTGCTGGCTGGTGTGATGCCCAGCTTTGCCGTTCCCGGCAACGAAGCGCCCAGGTAG